CCCGGACAAGCCGACAAAAGAACAAGGGAACCATTCACGTGGCCACACCAGCAAATTAATGCCGTGTATCCGTCAGCAGGAAACTGCTACGATCCGGGATCAGAAGCTCTGTTCCTCGTTGAAACGGCAGATAATTTCGTTGGAAACATTCACACCGTAAAGGCAATAATGTGCACTCTACTTTGGAATGGAATAGCGATCAAAATGCAGCTGGACACAGGGTCCGCGGTTTCTATCATCACTTGGCCCACATACGTACAGCATCAAGATGCCTGGCCGAAACTGCAAGAATCGCCGCTCAAGTTGTCATGCTGCCTTCGACCACTGCTGGCACGTGGCCAGTTACAGCTCGACGTTTCCTTGGGTTCAAAGACTACGAAAGCCACAGTAGCGGCGCTGAGTTGTTCCGGGCCGAACCTGTGTGGCCGAGACGTCATGACAGCGCTGGACCTTCTTAGGGAGCCGGTGCTCAGCGCAACTAGGGAAGGGGAGAGTGCAGCGATTCGTGAAGTTGCCAATGGCGTTCAAGTCTTGTTAGAAGAATTTTCCGGCGTGTTTCGACCCGAGTTAGGGCTCATAAAGGGACCGCCCGCCCGTTTGCCATTGCGGGATGATGCTGTTCCTCGGTTCTGTGTGTGCCGTACGCGTTGCGCTCAAAAGTGGAGGCCGAAATTGATCAGTTAGTTGAAAATGGAATTCTTGCCCCGGTCGCACACTCGGAGTGGGCGGCACCCGTGGTGGCGGTGGTAAAGCGTAACGGAAACATTCGCTTATGCGGCGATTTCAAAACTACTGTCACCCAAGCCTGCCATACGATCCAGTATCCTCTCCCGTACATAGAGGACACCATGGCGACGTTAAACGGCGGTGAAGTTTTTACAACTATCGATCTCCGGGACGCCTACAATCAAATTGCGTTAAACGAAGAATCGCAACTGCTCACGACGGTGAATACACAGAACGGCCTTTTTTGCTTCACACGCCTTCCGTTCGGAGTAGCCTCTGCGCCAGCGCAATTTTAGTAACGCATGGAAAAATTTTGCATAGACTGCCCGGAGTACAGGTCTATTTGGACGACGTAATCATTGCAGAAAATCGGAATGACGCCGCCACCTTACGCCGAGTTCTGGGAAGGTTCCGCGAGTTCGGGGTGCGGCTGAATCGGGAGAAGTCAAGATTTCGAAAGAATGAGGTTGATTTTTTGGCTTACAAAATCAACGATAAGTGCGTGCATGCTAAAAGGGAAAATCTTGAGGCTATTCTGCACGTCGGCACACCCACGGGTGTGCCCGAGTTAAGGTCATTTTTGGGTCTGGTCACGTATTACCAAAAGTTTCTACCGCAGGCAGCCGCGATCCTTGCACCTCTGTACGAACTATTGCGCACCAGGACGGAGTGGAAGTGGGGCATTGCTCAGCAGCAGGCGTTCCAAGAGGTCAAAGCACAGATAAGTAAAGCAAAATTTCTTGCCCATTACGACCCGGACAAACCGTTGGTACTAGAATGTGACGCTTCATCAGTCGGCATTGGAGTCGTCCTTTCTCACGGCACAGCTGAGGGGATAAGGCAACCCATTGGCTCCCGCATACTCACAGAAGCAGAGCGGAAGTATTCGCAGCTTGAAAAGGAAGCCCTGGCATTAGTGTTTGGAGTGGCGAAATTCCGGCCATATTTGTTGGTTTCTTTAACAGGAATAGGCGGGCAAGCTGGTCATCGatgttggaatgcatcatgtaaccgcacaaaaacaagggacaaagaagcaACACACAAGACAGGTGCGGAACTTCAACTAATATTTACTCCGGGAAATCCCACATTTATACATGAATCCtaatcacacttgctaatcatcagacaaccatcactcgacgttggcatgcgggcgtgagtgccacaaatttgcatgtaaatatttgagctctttatcgctcaatgacactgaagagctgcttacgcaactgccagattgcatttttatacagtaagcttcatagatttctcggctcagttgtgacgctaacatcttcaagactttagtgtcgcggaacctaggcgtAAATCatgacagtggcgacaatggtcagccagtttgccaccccccgccaatccttctactcctgcgcggtgctTCTGCAGTCTgacgtctgccctatgtagctgttgccacaagagagaggtatctggtacactacccctattctgGATGGGGCGAACCTGTCGACGAGCTTGATACCACATTcagttcttttgttctttccctgcgccatgttgcacatgcccgccagtttttTGGGCGCTGCgaaaaccaccggtacttcacatttttcaggcacctttttgaggcggtgggagatttggtggtagcacgggatggcaacaggtctacgacgtggcggctctacgcttgggcggagctctgatgggccccgcgcttccttgtcaagggtttctagcaccgaggtgaccatctcatactgaaatcctgcgctgtgcagtctttgcaacTGTAAGAACGCGCTATGTTGCATTTCCtgctggcaggacttatcaagagcagcacgcaggcagtttttCTCAATTCCCCTTTTTACAAGCTTCGAATGAGCAGACTGGTAGTTTAAAATACCTTTTTCTGATCGAGGCTGATACCTCCAGCACGCATGCGATCCAGCAATAATAATGCAAATGTCCAGGAACTGCTGGCATCCGTGTGAAGGCAACTCAAAGGTGAAACTCAACCCAGACGCGCGCTCTCAGAAAATTTCAAGAACACGATTTACTGCACTTGAACCGCCTCCCTCCCCAACTCCTTTCAAAAAAATTGCATAATCGTCAACACATCTAAAAATCTTAGCCGAGTGGGCTGTGTCAAGGCGTTCAGCAATTCGCTTGTCACAATATGATAAATATACGTCACTTAATAAAGGGGCAATACAGGAACCAATGCGCACTCCGCGCTTTTGGACGAAGTTCTTTCCCTGTGCCTTCCAGCGCACCTCGATTGGGCAAGGTTTCGAAAAACGGTAAATGTGTCACCAGGAAAGGTTTCCTATATTGGACACTGCGATGTGCAAAAAAGTGTTGATTCGGTCTTATCTAAAGGACCTAAGTTCTGTATTCAACCCCAAGAGTCCCTGGTCGATCTGCTATCCATTGTCAAGAACATTGCAAGACGCGCGCCCGAGGATGAAAAAGGCTTGTGTATTTCAGTAGGGGTAAAATCGCTAGTGGTGAAGCGGTCCAAGCAGAACCAGCAGCGAGATGTTAAGCGAACTGTCGAGTACCTCAAGCAGAATGATCTGGCTTTAATGATTTCTGATAAAGAAGGTAGTCTTACCGTTCTACCTAATTCGTTATTTCGTGAGAAAGCGAGGGAAGCTGTCGCAAAAAATTTTTCCATCAAGACGTGCACTGTCGCTAAGCTAAAAAAGCTAGCGTTGGGTCTCCGTTATAGGTGTAACCTGAAAAATCTTTGTTTGGTTATCAAGAGTGCGAAGAGCGGAGCGCTCAGCATTTTATTCTGCGTGCAAACGCATAAAGAAGGCATTCCTTTCCGAGCCATCGTATCGGAACAGAACACGTGGCAGGGGATGGTCTCTAAGTTTCTGCAGAAACACTTGCGCTTGCTCAGATTTGAGGACCCGTTCATGATTAGGAATTCTGAGGAGCTTATCGCATTTCTTCGTGATCATGAAGGCTCGAGGGAACCGTTGTTTTCGTTTTCCACTGATGTCATTGACCTATTTTATTCCATTCCACAAGATAAATTGCTATGCGCCATTAAAGATTCCATTGATGACTACGCCCCAGTGGCCTTTCCGAACGCATGTGGCGTAAGTGTGGACGACTTTTTAGAAATTCTTCATTTTTATCTGGCATCGACCATCGTTAATTTCGAAGGAAAGAACTTCGTCCGAAAGCGCGGAGTGTGCATTGGCTCCTGTATTGCCCCTTTATTAATTGACATATATTTATCTTATTGTGACAAGCCAATTGCTGAACGCCTTGACACAGCCTACTCGGCTAAGATTTTTAGATGTGTTGACGATTATGCCATTTTTTTTAAAGGGGTTGGGGAGGAAGGCGGTTCAAGTGCAGTAAATCGTGTTCTTGAAATTTTCCGAGAGAGCGCGTTTGGGTTGAGTTTCACCTTTGAGTTGCCTTCACATGGATGCCTGCAGTTCCTAgacattttcattattattgctggatcccatgcgtgctggaggtatcagcctcgatcaaaaaaaggtattttaaactaccagtctgctcattcgaagcttgtaaaaaggggaattgcgaaaaactgcctgcgtgctgctcttgataagtcctgccagcatgaaatgcaacatagcgtgttcttacagttgcaaagactgcacagcgcaggatttcagtatgagatggtcacctcggtgctagaaacccttgacaaggaagcgcggggcccatcagagctccgcccaaggGTAGAGCCGcaacgtcgtagacctgttgccatcccgtggtaccaccaaatctcccaccgcctcaaaaaggtggctgaaaaatgtgaagtaccggtggttttcacggCGTCAAAAAAtctggcgggcatgtgcaacatggtgcaaggaaagaacaaaaaaatgaatgtggtatcaagcgcgtcgacaggttcgtcccatgcagaataggggtagtgtaccagatacctctcgcttgtggcaacagctacatagggcagacgggacggtgtctaaacgtcagactgcaggagcaccgcgcaggagtagGATTGGCGGGAGGGtggcaaactggctgaccattgtcgccactgtcgcaATTGTACGCCTAAGTTCCGCGACACTGAAGTCTTGAAGATGTTAGCGTCGcaactgagccgagaaatctatgaagcttactgtataaaaatgcaatctggcagctgcgtaagcagctcttcagtgtcattgagcgataaagagttcaaatatttacatgcaaatttgtggcactcacgcccgcatgccaacgtcgagtgatggttgtctgatgattagcaagtgtgtttatgatacatgtataaatgtgggatTTCCCGGAGTAAATGTTAGTTGAAGGTCCGCGCCTGTCTTGAGTGTTCCTTCTttttcccttgtttttgtgcggttacatgatgaaTTCTGATATTTGTTGGGTAGGAAATTCACTTCTGACTGGCCATAAGCCATTAGTCAGTATTTTCGATCCAGATAAGCCAGTTCCAGCCATGGCTGCCGCCCGCATACAACGGTGGGCCCTCCAGTTGAGCACCTACTCCTACATCGTGAAGTTCAAGGACGCCAAGGCGAATGTTCCGGCTGATGCACTCAGCCGCCTGCCACGGGCAGCGCCTTCCGAGGAAGTGTCCGGAGACGAGGACGGCGCTGATGACTGTGAGTACGTACTTCTCACAGCCTGTTTGGACAGTAGAGTGCTGTCAGCCAAACAATTGGCCTGCTATACTGCCGAAGATGAGGAGTTACTTGTGGTGCGGAAGTGGGTGCAGGAAGGCAGGCCTCGGCATTTAGACGCGAAGCAAATCACTCTGAAGCCGTACCTAGTCCGGAGGGACGAGCTAACTGTGAGAGAAGGCCTGGTGTTCTGGGGACACCGAGTCGTCGTGCCTAAAGCAGCCAGGAACGCAGTGTTGCAGCTGATTCATGAGACACATCAAGGAATCACCGCGATGAAGAGACTAGCTAGCTGGCTGCTTTGGTATCCCGGCATTGATAAACAGATTGAGCAGCTCGGTAACACGTGCCACATATGTGTTCAAGCTGCACCGATGCCTCCACGCCAGGTACCAGCCCCGTGGCCGGAAACCAGGCAGCCGGACGGAAGCGGTGCCTTTGCGAACTTCCACAACTGGGACAAACGTAGATGCCCTGCGCACCCTCTTTAGCACTTTTGGGTTGCCGCACACAATCATCACAGATAATGGGCCGCAGTTTGCAAGCCGGGAATTCCAGACTTTCACTACGGTGAATGGAATAAAACACATGCGCAATGCACCATATCACCCTCAATCGATTGGGTTGGCGGAACGAGCGGTGCGTACGATAAAACAAAGCCTGCAGAAAAACAGGCAAGGATCAATGCAAACGCAGCTGGCCAGCATCTTGCACAACTACCGACGAATGCCGCTGTCGGGCGGACAAACGCCGGCTATACTCCTGATGGTGCGTGAGCTACGCTCCCGCTTAGATAACTTGTTGCCGTCAGAAACAGAGCGTTACAGTTACCCTTTTGCCAGTGATTTCTTGCAGAAGGATAAACCAATTTGGGTGCGAAACTACGGTTGCCTCGGAGACCTATGGAGTGAAGCACGTGTCCAAACAACAGAGGGGTCTTGTATGGTGACTGCCGAGGGACCGGAGGGTGAACTAATGCGACGACACTTGGACCAAGTGCAACCGCGTGTGGTGGTGCAGGACTCGGAGCACGTGCAGCCACGTCTCTCAGCCAGAGGCGACAGAGTCGTCGACAAGACCGCTAGTGTGAATACGACGGATGAGACCACAACCCTGGAACTACGAAGGTCGACGCGTTCGAGACGTCCCCCTGACAGGTTCTCTCCATAAGAGGAGACTGTTGTATCGTCATGGCACCGCACGTGCCTATAAAGCTGGGCGCATCTGCTGTAATCACTTTCTTCCCTTACTCTCTATTTGTCCCTTCCCCTCTTTCTTGCTGTGTGATATATATAGCACGCGATACCCGTGATAAACGTTCTTTGCTCGGTTGATCTTCTTGGGAGTACCTGGTCACTTcagtatgaaagcctctaactctacagctaggatataagtggcagaactttccaagttaatcaacaagcgtaacatagctgatataaggaagtataatatgaatagaattgagcatgttctcaggaacggagggtaggaagcatgctctcaggaaagcagtgaagaagaaatgaggaataggcaagaatcagatgtatgcgttaagagacaaagccggcataACTAAAATGGATAAGATTgttcaagtcgctgaggagttctatagatttATATGGTACCAGTGGCACCCGCGAGGATAATGGAAGTAAGAATAGTCTGTacgaatttgacatcccacaagtaacgccggaagaagtaaagaaagccttgggagttatgcgAAGGGAgaacgcagctggggaggatcaggttacagcatatttgttcaaggatggtgggcagattgttctagaactggccaccctgtatacgcaatg
The sequence above is drawn from the Dermacentor andersoni chromosome 7, qqDerAnde1_hic_scaffold, whole genome shotgun sequence genome and encodes:
- the LOC129385983 gene encoding uncharacterized protein yields the protein MTGYASPPQFEEATDHWPAYLVGLEALFEGNGTTEEKKKRALLVAGLSTHTVAVVSGRYAPTKPVPAMAAARIQRWALQLSTYSYIVKFKDAKANVPADALSRLPRAAPSEEVSGDEDGAGQTPAILLMVRELRSRLDNLLPSETERYSYPFASDFLQKDKPIWVRNYGCLGDLWSEARVQTTEGSCMVTAEGPEGELMRRHLDQVQPRVVVQDSEHVQPRLSARGDRVVDKTASVNTTDETTTLELRRSTRSRRPPDRFSP